GAAATCTTTCCTCCCAATCGCAATGCTTTCTTAATCAAAACTCATCTCCTCATTAGTCGCCTCATTCTCAAACGTCCGACAATTCCTACACTGCGTATGGCTGCAAGTGTCCATACACTGGTTCGTCGTCTCAAAGTTCCAAAATGCACCGCAGTTGCACTATACACCACCAAGTCAGCAACCGGTTATCCACATGTCGCCAAGGCAAAGACAAGCACTTACACAAGTCCacaacatctcccccctcccccttccccccctcgacctcttcccacttctcccacccccaacaacaacatcccccccgtcctcctccctccccctctttttcgtcccaccaccaccaccaccaaccctaacctcctgctccccaaccatctccaaactcctccaactcccaatatcaaccttctcaaacccccccttccccataaAATGACAATCAATATGATCAAACCTCTCGCTGTGCGCCGGCCCCCCGACCCCGATTGGCTCGACAGTTTTGACGCAAAACCCGCACCAGAACCTGCTCTCAAAGTTCCTCCCATGTCGGTAATCATTCAGCTTCCGTTCAATCTCCCCCTCGTCGCGAAACTGGTGATCCCGTTCCAGATGCCCCTTTAGGCTCTCCCTGCGATGACAAACCTTGCCGCATTCATAACCCCtctcaccagcagcagcggcagaaAAAACCTGCTCGGTGCACCGCCAAATCTCCAGCTGAAAGTGCTGGCTGTTTTCGTGTCGCTTCCAGTCATTCTTGCTCCCAAAACGCTTGTCACAATTTGAAAATGTGCAGGCGTAGGGTTTCGCGTGGCgtttttggtgttttctttACCCCGAAAAGAATTAGTCGCTTGATACTGAGtttggggacggggaggggacATACTTAAGCTCGCAAGGCCTCGAAAAAACCTTGTTGCAATCATCAATTTCGCACTTGACCTCCTTCGTAACCTCGGCAACAACAGACGACGGCGCAGACggcgttgtcgtcgtcgtgtTGTTaagaaccaccacctcctccgacTTTTGATACCCAAACTCCTTGACAATCCTATCCAGCATCCCCCGTGACCTGAGCATCTCCAACGTCGCCTTGAGGttctccacatcccccaaaTCTATCGAGACAACACGCCCCGGTGATTGCCCGATGgcagtagtagtagtagtagtagtggtggtggtagtaaTAGTAGGCTCGGGAGATGGcgtcgcagcagcaagaagctggagccgGCTGGCGTCTTCTTCAAGATTAGAGTCCTGTTGTTCAGTGACTTCattgtcctcctccccagcttcagattcctcatcacccaccatGGCGGCCGACTGTCTTCTGGAATAATCCAGAGTCATCTGATCTGGCGAGATGGAAGTTAAAGTCACAGGTTCATTtttgggctgctgctgctgctgctgctgctccgcaaattcatcatcatcatcgtcttcttcttcttcctgcaTGATATTGTCCGGGCTGGTGTCATCGTCTATCTGTATCACCTCGGCGGGGTGGGCGTGCATCTCACCCGCTTCATCCATCGAAGGCAAAAGTCCGCTGCCGGCACCGGTTAGAATATCCGGAGAGACATGTCCCGGTTGCTCCAAGGTTTGCTCCTGAACCGGGGGCTCAACCTGC
The sequence above is a segment of the Podospora pseudocomata strain CBS 415.72m chromosome 2 map unlocalized CBS415.72m_2, whole genome shotgun sequence genome. Coding sequences within it:
- a CDS encoding uncharacterized protein (COG:S; EggNog:ENOG503P2PR): MSQLPRYSFAHLAEHAPTSDSSQMAGMTRPSGVGINNYSAYAMMQDNLGGLSTYGNRHVPPQNMMASTLNASDFLKNYRIVKNSQLAIAPVSWRDSDFTAPIYTEYRNNAPPSEAETLVSPTGGKLVSDSGYGSQTIRSVGNPSSVYNGDVDNPETQNITQQFSRYGLSQVTTEDRPRRRDARSQRAGSTTSTANNLRCLDCPQLTFKTNSELRKHKARHEKPFKCDMPDCPKATEGFSTNNDLDRHRAGVHRIYKSDAPVYQCVIDSCKDKNKTWPRPDNFRQHLKRVHHKENMDLSNFLYRCVTFGRPDISGASVASEHAPSEAGTHSTYAGQHASWSGLGHGQPVTSLSHHVPDEPAVIQPQHLMYRSSMSQPDYSALMNASGFHSHQSQTGLDDPRIPIEMDLQGLNIPHGFQQQVEPPVQEQTLEQPGHVSPDILTGAGSGLLPSMDEAGEMHAHPAEVIQIDDDTSPDNIMQEEEEDDDDDEFAEQQQQQQQPKNEPVTLTSISPDQMTLDYSRRQSAAMVGDEESEAGEEDNEVTEQQDSNLEEDASRLQLLAAATPSPEPTITTTTTTTTTTTAIGQSPGRVVSIDLGDVENLKATLEMLRSRGMLDRIVKEFGYQKSEEVVVLNNTTTTTPSAPSSVVAEVTKEVKCEIDDCNKVFSRPCELKKHQKRHAKPYACTFSNCDKRFGSKNDWKRHENSQHFQLEIWRCTEQVFSAAAAGERGYECGKVCHRRESLKGHLERDHQFRDEGEIERKLNDYRHGRNFESRFWCGFCVKTVEPIGVGGPAHSERFDHIDCHFMGKGGFEKVDIGSWRSLEMVGEQEVRVGGGGGGTKKRGREEDGGDVVVGGGRSGKRSRGGRGRGEMLWTCCNCGAFWNFETTNQCMDTCSHTQCRNCRTFENEATNEEMSFD